CCATATGGAGAGGTGTCCGAGCTGGCCGAAGGAGCACGATTGGAAATCGTGTAGGCGTCACAAGCGTCTCGAGGGTTCGAATCCCTCTCTCTCCGCCAGATAATTTTTTTAGCAAGGCCCGTTGGTCAAGGGGTTAAGACACCTCCCTTTCACGGAGGTAACAGGGGTTCGAATCCCCTACGGGTCATAATATGGAGGCTTAGCTCAGCTGGGAGAGCATCTGCCTTACAAGCAGAGGGTCGGGGGTTCGATCCCCTCAGCCTCCACCATATAAACTCTATAACGACGCGGGGTGGAGCAGCCCGGTAGCTCGTCGGGCTCATAACCCGAAGGCCGCAGGTTCAAATCCTGCCCCCGCAATTATACTTTCCTTTGAGAAAGTGATCTGGAACCGTGGTGTAGTTGGCCTAACATGCCTGCCTGTCACGCAGGAGATCGCGGGTTCGAATCCCGTCGGTTCCGCCATTTTTTAATTAAATATACACCGTGCCGGTGTAGCTCAACTGGTAGAGCAACTGACTTGTAATCAGTAGGTTGGGGGTTCAAGTCCTCTCGCCGGCACCATTTTTAGTATTTACATCTGAATTTGTGATAGAATGTATATTACAAGTAAAATTGTTAATACTAAGATTCTCTTAGTGGATGAATGGCTTACTCTATGGCGGTCGTGGCGAAGTGGTTAACGCACCGGTTTGTGGATCCGGCATTCGGGGGTTCAATTCCCCTCGATCGCCCCATGATTTTTTAATGGGGATTAGCCAAGCGGTAAGGCAACGGACTTTGACTCCGTCATGCATAGGTTCAAATCCTATATCCCCAGCCATTTCATTACGAGTCATTAGCTCAGTTGGTAGAGCACCTGACTTTTAATCAGGGTGTCGAAGGTTCGAGCCCTTCATGACTCACCATTATATTTTGCGGTCGTGGCGGAATTGGCAGACGCGCACGGTTCAGGTCCGTGTGGGCTAACCCCCGTGGAGGTTCGAGTCCTCTCGACCGCACCATATGTTTTGCGGAAGTGGCTCAGCGGTAGAGCATCGCCTTGCCAAGGCGAGGGTCGCGGGTTCGATTCCCGTCTTCCGCTCCAATATTTGCGCCCTTAGCTCAGCTGGATAGAGCGTTTGACTACGAATCAAAAGGCCGGGAGTTCGAATCTCTCAGGGCGCGCCATTATTCTCATAAGTATCGGGATGTAGCTCAGTTTGGTAGAGCACCTGGTTTGGGACCAGGGGGTCGCATGTTCAAATCGTGTCATCCCGATTTTTTTTATTTTGCGGGTGTAGTTCAATGGTAGAACTTTAGCCTTCCAAGCTAATAGCGTGGGTTCGATTCCCATCACCCGCTTCCTAGTAACATACAGAAAAGCCTTTGCTTATAGCAAGGGCTTTTTTTGTGCTTTAAAAAGAATAAGTGTATTCCTTTTAAAATAGGGTCAATTGTCATTTGATTAAGGATGAAATCTTTGTTTAAATAAATAGAACAATTCGTATCTGATTAACCGCATTTATTTATGAAGGAGGACAAACAGTAATGAAAAGAGCTTTGGTCATTGGTGGAAACGGAACATTAGGTAAAGCCGTTGTTGCGAAACTGAGAGATTATTCCGTTGAGGTTATTACAGCAGGTAGACAATCCGGGGATGTTCAGGTGGATATGATGTCGACAGAGAGTATTACTACCCTCTTCGAAACGGTGAGAAATATTGATTACGTCATTGTGGCGGCGGGCCAGACCCATTATGCGAAACTCGAAGAACTTACACCTGAGAACAATATGATTAGTGTGCAGGGTAAACTGCTTGGACAGGTCAATATCGTATTGATTGGACAGCACTATATTAACGACAAGGGGAGTTTCACGCTGGTCAGTGGCATTATACAAGACCACCCTATTGAGCAAGGTGCATCAAGTGCTATGGTCAATGGGGCTATTGATTCGTTTGCCAGAGCGGCAGCGTTTGAGTTACCAAGAGGCATTCGTTTGAATTCGGTTAGTCCTAATTTGTTTGTAGAGTCGGCGGAAAAATATAAGGATTTCTTTATTGGATTTAATCCCGTACCTGTAGAGAAAGTGGCTAATACGTTTATCCAGAGTGCACTTGGGATTGAAACAGCCCAAAATTTTAAAATATATTAAAAGCTGGACAGTTATATATGATTTTGATGAAATACCTATCCCTAATTAGTTGTAGGAAGAGAAGGGTGTACATGAAATGCATTTAAATGTTAAGCATGTAGAATGATTTTTCCTGAAACAGGACTGAATGAGGCCATATGGAATATTAAATATAAAGGAGATCCACCGAAAATACGGTGAATCTCCTTTTGTTTGTTGTGGATGAAATAGTCGGTATGTTTGGAATCAGGGAGCAGGTAGTCCAAGAACTTCGAGCATTTCATTACGTTTGAGCGATTCGGCAATGGGGCCGTCAATGAGCCATTTCTTAGCATTGAGGACATAGACATGGCCATTTTGAACAGCGGGTAGGCTTTTCCACACTTGGAGTAGCTGGATTTCGTTGAGTTCATCTTTTGTTTTTTGCAACGCTTCAGCTGATCCATCTGAGCTAATGGACACGATAAAAAGATAGTCTGCTTTGATTTCAGGCAAAAGCTCTACCGAGATACTGGCATTCATCCGATCCGGATTCTCTGCCTCAAGTTTGGTAACGAGAGCATCGGGAGTGAATCCAACCTCATAACCCGCTCCTACATAACTGGAAGCTGGGAATGGCGTGGATGGAATGGACGAGAAGAACAAACGCATATCTTTCTCTTCCAGGCGCAGGAATGCAACTGTAGGTTTGGTTTTGGTGATATCGGCTGAAAGCTTCTGAGCTTCAGTTACTTGATCTTTATTTTTTTGTAAAAGCTGTTCAGCTCGCTCTTCAATATCCAGTGCAGTAGCTACCTGCACGATAGATTCCTGCCAATTACGGCGATCATAAGTGATCGTAGGCGCGATCTTCTCGAGTTGTTCGAGAATTTTGGCATCCAAACTGGCATTGGCAATAATGAGGTCCGGATTGGCGCTGACTACAGCTTCAAAATTGACACTTTCATTGATGGGTTCGACATCCACGCCTTGAGCTTCAAGTTGCTCATTCAGGTAATCTTGCCGACCAATAGGTGTAGCAAGTACCAGTGGTACCTCCAAGGAGAGGATAATGTCCTCCATATTAATGGACACAATCCGTTCGGGATGTGCCGGGATTTTTTTGCTGCCACTAGCGCTCTCCACGGTCTTAGTAGCTGATTCAGTGGATGAGTCGCCATCTGTCCCCGCAGCTGACTTTACGCCATCTGCAGATGGCTGCGAAGTGCTTGCAGGTGTCTGCCCACACGCAACAAGTAACATGGCGAGTATGAACAGGATCCCCGTTATTTTGACATAATGCTGTTTGTACATCATAATCCCCCTGTGTTTCTAATGATATTGATTCTCAGTACACTATATATTGTAGCGGTCTCATGTTGGGGGAGACATAGCCTTCTGTGCTATCCGGTCATGGATTAATGTGCTGAGTCCCACCAAAAAGTTTCAGGGTTTCATCGATGATCTGATCATGGGCATATGGTGAATAATCCAACCAAGGCATTTCATCAAGCAGATATACATGTTGGTTCTGCACAGGCATCAAATCTTGCCATAACTGAGTATGTTGTACTTTATGCCAACGTTGCTGGGATTCTGAGTCCTGGTCCACAATCAGTAACATGCGATCTCCAACCATTTGAGGCAACTCCTGATCATCCAATACACGATAGACTTGCCCTGGAAGCAGATCGTGTGAAGGCGACACGTCGAGATCGTTATATAGAACAGCGCCCCCATTGCGTCGCCCGTAGATTAACAGATGACCCATCATGATATGAATAATGGAGACCGTATCCTTACCGATTAAATGAGTAAGCTGCTCTTTGGCTTGGATTACCTTGTCATCGTACTGCTCCAACCATTGCTGAGCATCTTGTTGCTGTCCCACAATGGAGGCAACTTGTATGAAGTGTTCCCGCCAGCTCAATCCTTTCCATGGGATAACGATGGTAGGCGCAATTCGCTGCAGCGTTCTTTTTAACGTATTGGCTTCGTACTCATTACAGAGTATGAGGTCCGGGCTCGCTTGCATCAACAACTCAACGTTGGTTTGCCAGATACGAGGATTCATGCGTTTGCTACGTCCCAGATGATAAGGGATATTCGAGAAAAACAGATTCCTGTGTTGATCCCGTCGGTTATCGATCAATGCCGCATGGGGGATGATCTGTAATGCCAGCAGATGGCCAGTGGTTCCGAAGGAGAGAGTGGCAATTTTACTGCGTTTCTGCCGTTGATAGGTAGAGGGAGACACGCCAACATATTTTTTGAATTTGCGACTAAAGTAAAACTCGTCCTGAAAACCAACCTGTGAGGCGATATGTTTGATGGTTTGGCCGGGGACGAGCAGCATCTCTTTGGCCCGGTCCATGCGGATGCTATTCACGTATTCCATGGGACTGATGCCAGTGCTATTTTTGAATACCCGCGAATAGTGCCACACACTCATGCCTGCCACTCCGGCAAGAACTTCACGAGAAAGATGCTCAGCATATCCAAGCTCAATAAGTTCAATCGTTTGATCCAAAGCAGAGGTGTGTTCGGAATCTCCTATTGAACTTTCTTTGGGAGGAGCATACACATGGGTCAACAATTCATGCATCAAAGTCTGAATACGAAATGGACGATTTTCTTGAGGTACAGAGATGCATTCGTGGAGCTGTGAGGCAATTCTGGTACATTCCTGAAAAAGTTCATGCGGTAATTCATCAGCGTAAGATGAACGAAGTAACCCTTTTTGGTATACCTCCCTTACAGTAGAGCCGGAAGTAGCTTTATTGATATCGGAGAGAGGCTTCAACATATCAAAATATATCGCGATGCCCTGTAAAGGATGAACCTCATCCGTTGTATATTCTATCGCTGTTCCTGGCAGGATCAGATACATTTTGCCGAGTGTGGCATGATTCAGCCTGTGCCCAATACGGATATTGGCCTCACCACCAGTACAGATGAGCAGAAGATGTGAGTCCGTTAATACGAATGGGGGAAGAAAAGACGCTTGATCGAGAACTTCGGATGTCTTGAATCTTGCATATAGGTCACGGGTATGTTCACCGTTAGATATCAGTGGAAAGACTTGCAAAGTCACCAGAATCCCTCCTTAACTTGCAATAGTAACATTACATATGATGTATTTGAGAATCATTATCAATTATTGCATATTGTCATACAAATAAGAAGTCCATATGATAATATGAAAATGAAATAGCGAATTCTGATCATTTAACCGTGTAACTCTCCACTATAAATTGAATTGAATTAGGTTACCGAGTTGGAAAATAGCCATTACATAGTTACTATCATGCAAACCGTTGAGCGAATAACCAGTAAAAATCTCAACTGATGTTAATCGTAGAATTACTTAAATAACAGATCATTTAATTCACTACGCAAAAAAAGACAAGCCCCTCTCCTACGATGTCCGCAGGAAGAGGAACTTGTCTTTTTAATTAGAGCTTGCGATTAGTATCTTTCCAGAATCGTCTGTGTTTTCAAGCCATCTGCAGGAATCAGCCAGTTGTTGTTCTCCAGCAATTGCAGCAGTTGGGTACGCAGTCCGGATACGGCTACAGCATCATCGGTTTTGAAAGAAACCTCTACGATATTCTCAATACCTGTACCTGCTGCGTCACGGATCGGCCATACTTCGAGTGTAAGCTCTTGACCATTCCATGTACCTTCATATCGTTGGAACGTTATCGGACCATATGCACGGGATTGAGTCAGTTGCTGCTTGCCCCAGTTGGAGGAAGTCCAGTTTTTCAATTTGCCCGGAAGCTTGTCCAGTAACATGTTCAAGGCTTCTTGCTGCGAAGGAAGTTGAACACCTGTCGTTTTGGTATCGACTTTTTTGGTATTGGAGAAGCTTAGTGTCTGTTTGCCGTATCCCCAATCGATTTCAGCCTCGTAATTATCATCAGACTTATCAAATCCTTCTTGGTTAGCGAGAGTCAGCGCTGCGTTGATATCGCCATTGATCACAGGGTAGCGTTTTTTATAAGTCAATTCGTAGTTATTCTTGTCATCTTTTTTTCGAAAACGAACGTTCCATCCTTGTTGATCCAATCCGAGAGCATTGGTGTCGAAGTACTCTACGTTAATGTTTCTTGGCGTGGAACTCAGGCCGAGTGTCTGAATCACTTCACTGCGTGGTGTCCCATCTGTATTCAAAACCAGTTCCGGCTTGGCCAGAAACTTCACTTCATAAGCAGGAACGGCATTGGCAGCAGCTGAAGCCTGGGGTGCTCCCAGAAATGTCATTCCACTTCCCAATGTTACGATGCTCAGCATGAATGAGGCGGTTACCTTTTTCCACTTTTTCAAAACCAATCACTCTCCTAATCTGGATTAATGTACAGATCCCACTTTATCGCCCGAGTATCTGAAAGCGATTAACGGGGAGCGCACATTGCGTTAACCCTGCATAGATTTGATGAATGGCAAACGATAGTTTATAGCGGATCAGGGCAATCAGCCATAGAAAGGGGGGAGCCGTGACTCACCTCTCGTAGCACTTCTTTGAAGCGGTTTACCTGAACTGAAGGGTGGCGGTCCTTGTTATGTACCGTATAGATATGGCGCGGCGCTTGCTCTCCCGGAATGGGAAGAACTTGAATGAGCCCGTGCTGTTCCTCCCACTGTACCGCCATCCGAGACATGAATGAGACATGCCCCCCGATTAACACGAGCTGTTTGATCGCTTCCAGGGAATCCATCTCCACGGTACTCCGCAAACGAATATCATGTTGCGCAAGCCATTGATTGGTTAACCGACGAGTACTGGATTCATTGCCGTGTAGGGCAAAAGGAATCTGCGCGATATGATCAGGGGTTAATGCATCCTTCTGGGCCAACCCATGCTGCGGAGAACAGATCAATACCAGGTCGTCTTCACACAACGTCTCAGCTTGCAGTGCGGGTCCAACAAATGGCTCGGAAGAGATCACCCCCAGATCAATCTGATGTCGAATCAACATCTCGCGAATAACAGGTGATGGTTTGACGGATAAGATGATACGAATGCCCGGGAATTCCTGCGAAAAGGTATTGAATATGGCAGGCAGCAGATATGTAGCCGGTACATAGCTTGCTCCAATGTGCAGGGTGCCCCGATAGAGACTGTCATATTCCTTTACGATCCGCCTTGCCTCTTGGGTCAGAGCATTGATTTTGACAGAATAGTGGAGCAAAGCCTGTCCGGCCTCGGTTAAAAAAGTCTTCCCACTCCGCGATTCAAATAATCGCACACCCATCTCTTCCTCCAATGACTTCATATGAAATGTAACGGTAGGTTGTTTGATCCCCAGTAACTCGGCCACGCTTGTCATGTGATGATGCTTGTCGATCAGCTCAACAATTTGCAATTTGATCAGATTCAATGTTCCGACACTCCTCTCACTTCTACTATATAAATTGAACTAAAGATTTACACAGACACTACGATGACAGAACAACCTTCCAATCGCTGTTATCCCCAGATTTTTTTGATTCCCTTTCTCAAAGGGAAAATCCGGTGATAAAGGCGAACGCTCCGCTTTTTCAGGTTTTTTCTGTCCTCTCCGTTATCGTGCAAATGATTAGTTCACCTACTATAGATTTAATCTATGAACATCAACAGAATTCATCTAAAAAGTTAATTCCAATTTTACATACAAGACATACAACTCGCGAAAGCGGACGTTAGACTGAGAACAGTGCAAGAGATCAAGTAACAGAAGACAGGCAGGGATGCTTATGAAATTAGAGATGACAGGAATTCAAAAATCATTTAATCAAACACCCGCACTGCTGCCGACAGATCTAACGCTTGAACATGGAAAGTTCACGACCCTGCTCGGCCCATCGGGCTGTGGCAAAACAACACTGCTCCGCATGTTGGCCGGGCTGGAACAGCCGGACGCGGGGGAGATTCGTGCAGATGGTCAGTGTATCTACTCTGCGGTGAAGCGGATTGATATACCAACACACAAGCGTAATCTGGGCATGGTGTTTCAGGATTTTGCATTATGGCCGCATATGACTGTATACGAAAATGTAGCATTTGGCCTGAAGGCCGGAAAACAGAAATCTGATCTGCGACAAAAGGTGAACGAAGCACTTGGCATGGTCCGCCTGCAAGGCATGGAAGATCGATATCCTCATCAGCTGTCTGGTGGACAGCAGCAACGGGTTGCTTTTGCCAGAGCCGTAGCGGTTAGACCTGGTGTGATCCTGTTCGATGAGCCACTGAGTGCACTGGATGCTGTACTCCGGGAAGAGATGCGTATTGAGATGATGTCCTTGGTACGAGACATGGGACTGACTGCGCTGTACGTCACACATGATCAGATTGAGGCGATGTCGATGTCGGATGAGATTGTGGTGATGCAGAAGGGGCGGATATTGCAAAAAGGAAGCCCGGAAACGATCTACTCGGCGCCAAGTGATCCGTATGTCGCTTCGTTTATCGGAAAGTCCAACTGGCTCACGCCTAATCAATCGATGGTGCGACCAGAGCATGTCACCTGGAACAAAACAGGTCATGATGATCTGTGTTATCCAGGGACGGTACTTAGTGTCAGCTATGTAGGTGAACGTTATGAAGTACGAGTGCAGATGGAAGGGCTGGGCGTATGGACAGCCTATATGAACCAAAGGGTGCGCGTAGGGGAGCGTGTACAGCTCTATGTAACCCCTGAGCGGATATGCCGAATGGACGGTTATGACCACCAGAGTATGAAGCAAAACGAAGCGATCGCAGTGGCATATTAAATTGTTGAACGAGCACGCAGTTGGAAGCAGAAGTACACATTTTATAAGAAACCAGGGGAGATGGACGAATATGTTGGGTATGAACACACGGAAAAAGAGCGCAATGCTGTTATTAACTGCGGTAATGAGTATCAGTTTGTTCGGATGTAGTACAGGGAACTCGACCACAGGCAACGCGGCACAACCCGCGGGTGAAGGAAACACAGCAGCGGCGGCGGAAACAACGAAACCGGCTGGCGGCAAGTTGGTCTTGTACAGTGCTGGCCCACAGAAGCTGGCGGATAACATTGTGAGCGGATTTACAGACAAAACAGGGATCGAAGTTGAGATGTTCCAGGGAACGACAGGCAAAATTCTGGCTCGTATGGAAGCTGAGAAATCCAATCCGGTTGCAGACGTTGTAATCCTGGCCTCTTTACCTTCAGCACAGGCTCTGAAAGCCGATGGACTGACTATGCCATACCCTGAAGCAGCCAATGCAGACAAGTTGAACAAGGACTGGTCGGATGCAGAGGGCAATTATTTCAGCAGCAGTGCTTCCGCACTGGGCATTGTGTATAACACCAAACTGGTATCTACACCACCAACAAGTTGGGCAGAGCTGGCTACGCCTGCGTGGAAAGATGCAGTAAACATTCCCGACCCTACATTATCAGGTTCAGCACTCGACTTCATCACAGGATACCTGAGCGCAAATGGTGAAAAAGGTTGGGATCTGCTGAGTGCCTATAAAGCCAATGGTGCAGCGATGGCAGGCGCCAATCAGGAAGCACTTGATCCGGTCATTACGGGGGCCAAAAGCATCGTAGCAGCAGGTGTGGACTACATGGCGTATTCCTCCAAGGCAAAAGGCGAACCACTGGATATCGTATATCCTGAGGAAGGCACGGTAATCAGCCCAAGACCGGCAGCGATTCTGAAATCCAGCCCAAATGTAGAGAATGCCAAAGCGTTCATTGACTACCTGTTGTCTGATGAAGCACAGAAGCTTGTTGCAGATGCCTATCTGATCCCGGGCCGCGAAGACATTGAAGCGACTAACCGTGCCAATGTGAAGGATATTCCACAGCTTAAAGTGGATTGGAACTGGATGAGCGAACATGGCGAAGAGACAGCAGCTCGTTTTTCCGAGACTTTTAAGTAAGTACTTTTGCATATGCAACATACCGAAAGAAGAAATAAGATAGAGACAACTAGGCAAAAGGAATACCTGCTGTCTGTGGAAAGTCATGTGAGGTGAACGTAGTGAAACCTGTTGTAATGGACAACAACCGAATTTTTCGGAGAGTGGGCGTGATTCTGGCCCTCTTTCTGCTGACTATAAGCATTGGCGTACCGCTCTTGCTGATCTTCTGGCAAAGTGTGTATCCGGACGGACAATGGGACTGGATGGCTCCGATTCGCACGATTACAGGTCATCATCTATCGGGTGTATTGCTGAATTCCGTCTGGCTTGGTATCTGCGTTGTAGCAGTAACCACGCTGCTGGCGCTACCGCTGGCTTGGATGATGGCGAAGACTCGGATGGGTGAGCATCGCTGGGTGGATGTGATCCTGATGATTCCGTTCATGACCCCGCCGTATATCGGATCGATGGGCTGGATTCTGTTTATGCAAAAAGGGGGATACCTGCAGCAATGGCTGCCCTCATCTGCTGGCTGGAGTGAGCTGTTCTTCAGCTTCTGGGGCATGGTGCTCATCATGAGCCTGCACCTGTTCCCATTCCTGTATCTGCTGCTTCGGGATGCATTGATCCGCATCGGTGGCAATCTGGAAGAAGCGGGAGCTGTGCACGGTGCACGTGCGGGGTATCGTTTCAGACGTATTATTTTACCCCTGTTGTTGTCGTCTTACGGCATGGGAATCATGCTGGTCTTTGTCAAAACGATTGCGGAATTCGGAACACCGGCGACCTTTGGACGCAAGATTGGCTATTATGTCATGACCTCCGAGATCCATAAGTACATATCCAGTTGGCCGATTGACTTCGGCAAGGCGACTTCACTGGCATCGGTGCTGCTGTCCGTCTGTCTGGTGATGTGGTATATGCAGTCTGCCATGAGTCGAAAGTTCACGTATCGTCTAGTCGGTGGCAAAGGACAACGTTCGAAGCGATATTCTCTTCGTGGCGGAGCAGGATGGTTGTGCGGGGTATATCTTGCAATCCTGTTGATCCTGTCGATAGGTATCCCGTATTTCTCCATCATCGCCGCTTCGACCATGAAGTTACGGGGATCGGGAATTGCTTTTGATAATCTCACCTTGGATCATTACAAGGAGCTGTTATCTTGGGGATCAGTGAGTATGAAGGCCATCGGGAACAGTCTGGGATTATCCCTCGCGGCTTCAACCGTTGCTGTTATTATCGGAACCGGGTTTGCGCTGGCGATCGGCAGATCTTCTTCATTCATGCAGCGTGTGATTGACTTGTTCAGTCTGTTGCCTAATACGGTGCCGGGTATCGTGATGGTCGTGGGTCTGATTCTGTTCTGGAACTCACCTTGGATGCCAGTTACGTTGTATAACACCTACGGCATGGTTGTGCTCACGTACGTTGTGCTCTTCTTGCCTTACACCGTGCAGTATGTAAAATCGAGCTTTACCCAGATTGACGGAACGTTGTTCCAGGCTGGGCAAGTCTTTGGCGGGAAGCCGCTGTATATTCTGCGGCGAATCCTGATCCCGCTGATCCTGCCCGGCATGCTGGCGGGTTGGATGATGACCTTTACGATTGCTACCCGGGAGCTGGTAGGTTCGTTGTTGATTCTTCCGCCGTCGATGCAGACGTCGGCTACGTATATTTTTGCCCAGTTTGAACAAGGTCAGGTATCCCTCGGAATGGCGATGGCCGTTGTGACTGTAGGCATGACGGTGCTGATGCTGCTGGGAATCGAACTGCTGAATTCAAAGAGAAAGTGGAATGCATCATGATCAAACTGAGCGTATGGGGCGGTGCAGGGGAACACGGACGTTCCGCCTATCTCCTGAGCGGGAGCCAGTTCCACCTTTTGCTGGATTGTGGTGTGAAAAAAGAAGGCACGGGCGAGTATCCGATGATTGACCCGGAGATTGTCCCCCAACTGGATGCGGTCCTGTTGTCCCACGCCCATGAGGATCATTCGGTCGCCATCCCTTTGCTGTACAAGATGGGCTACCAGGGTGAAGTGTGGACGACGAGAGAGACGAGGGCGCAGCTGCGTACGTATTTTGCCAACTGGCGTAGGTTTGTAGAGCGTGTAGGCGAAGAACTTCCTTATGATGAAGCAGATGAGCAAGCTATTCGTTATCGGTATCTGGAGGATGAGGTGGTATCCCAAACCTGGTTCGAACCCATTCCTGAAGTAAAAGTGATGTGGGGCCGTAGTGGACATCTGGCTGGATCGGTGTGGTTTGGGGTTGAAATGGAAGGTAAGCGGATTTTCTATTCCGGGGACTACACGTCCGAATCGATGCTTTTACAGGAGGATTGTCCAGCGGAGGCATTTTGGAAGACAAACATGCTTCGTGAGAATCCTGTGTCCGATGCTCCTAGCAGCGAGCGGTGGGGTATAGAGGAACTAATCGCTATAAACAGTGGGCAAAAGGCTGGAGAATTCATAACGTCACAAGATCAGACATCTGTTGCATCAGAGGCGTCGTCAAGAACACTTGTATCCATGGAGATACCCATGAAGCAGAGAAATTTCACATCCAATGTAGCAGATGGAGCAGTCAGAGCAGGCAGAGCAAACGTAGCAGACGTTGCAGACGCTGCGCCAATATCTTCGGTCGTGGTGGATCTGGCGATCATTGATGCGGCCTACGGTACGGACCAAGATGCACAGGCTGACAAACTGGAACAGCTGGAACAAGCCATTCGCCAGACGATTGCTCAAGGTGGAAAGGTGCTCTTACCTATGCCTGTCGTAGGGCGTGGACAGGAGATCATACTGTGGGCACAGCAACAATTCCCGGCTATCCCAATCGTAGTGGAACAAGGGCTGGTGGACGGCATGAAGCAGCTTATGCATGTTCCGTATTGGTTGAGGGAGAAGGGAGAGCATGTCAACGGAAGTTCGTTGAAAGACAAAATTGATGGCTTTCTGACTGGACGAGGATGGGATCTGCCTACGACCACTCAAGAGCGGGAACAACTGTTGGAACATCATGCTGCTTCGCTATGGTTTATTCCGGACGGCATGATGCAGTCCTCACTTGCTCGTTGGTATTATAGTCAATTATCGGACAGGGAGGAGAATCTGATTCTGCTCACCGGGCATGTTGCTCATGGTACATTTGGTGATAAGCTGCTACAGGTTCCTGACAAGTATGGAGTGTGTGAGGTGCGGAAAATACGTTATAAAGTGCATCAGGGCTGGAAGGATGTTGAACGGATGCTGCACCTGATTCCAGCAAAGCATACGGTCCTTGTGCATGCTGACCGGGCAGAGACGGACCGATTAAAAGAAGGTTTGCTCAGAAATAGCCCGTCACCGGGAACAGTTATACATTCACTGTCTGCTGGTGACGAGCTATATCTGTGAATTGTGCATGAATCAAATTGCTGCGACAGATTGGAACGTCCCTGGGGACGTTCTTTTTCCATTGATGTGTGATCTTTAGGGTTCGCGATGAATAGGGTGTTCCAGTTCGGCATGACCCATCAAACTATCAACGGCTTCACCATCCACCAGTATATCCAGGCTGTTCACTTCATCAAATTGAAACATCGTTGTAGTTAA
This Paenibacillus xylanexedens DNA region includes the following protein-coding sequences:
- a CDS encoding short chain dehydrogenase encodes the protein MKRALVIGGNGTLGKAVVAKLRDYSVEVITAGRQSGDVQVDMMSTESITTLFETVRNIDYVIVAAGQTHYAKLEELTPENNMISVQGKLLGQVNIVLIGQHYINDKGSFTLVSGIIQDHPIEQGASSAMVNGAIDSFARAAAFELPRGIRLNSVSPNLFVESAEKYKDFFIGFNPVPVEKVANTFIQSALGIETAQNFKIY
- a CDS encoding ABC transporter substrate-binding protein, with translation MLGMNTRKKSAMLLLTAVMSISLFGCSTGNSTTGNAAQPAGEGNTAAAAETTKPAGGKLVLYSAGPQKLADNIVSGFTDKTGIEVEMFQGTTGKILARMEAEKSNPVADVVILASLPSAQALKADGLTMPYPEAANADKLNKDWSDAEGNYFSSSASALGIVYNTKLVSTPPTSWAELATPAWKDAVNIPDPTLSGSALDFITGYLSANGEKGWDLLSAYKANGAAMAGANQEALDPVITGAKSIVAAGVDYMAYSSKAKGEPLDIVYPEEGTVISPRPAAILKSSPNVENAKAFIDYLLSDEAQKLVADAYLIPGREDIEATNRANVKDIPQLKVDWNWMSEHGEETAARFSETFK
- a CDS encoding ABC transporter ATP-binding protein, which gives rise to MKLEMTGIQKSFNQTPALLPTDLTLEHGKFTTLLGPSGCGKTTLLRMLAGLEQPDAGEIRADGQCIYSAVKRIDIPTHKRNLGMVFQDFALWPHMTVYENVAFGLKAGKQKSDLRQKVNEALGMVRLQGMEDRYPHQLSGGQQQRVAFARAVAVRPGVILFDEPLSALDAVLREEMRIEMMSLVRDMGLTALYVTHDQIEAMSMSDEIVVMQKGRILQKGSPETIYSAPSDPYVASFIGKSNWLTPNQSMVRPEHVTWNKTGHDDLCYPGTVLSVSYVGERYEVRVQMEGLGVWTAYMNQRVRVGERVQLYVTPERICRMDGYDHQSMKQNEAIAVAY
- a CDS encoding ABC transporter substrate-binding protein, with the protein product MMYKQHYVKITGILFILAMLLVACGQTPASTSQPSADGVKSAAGTDGDSSTESATKTVESASGSKKIPAHPERIVSINMEDIILSLEVPLVLATPIGRQDYLNEQLEAQGVDVEPINESVNFEAVVSANPDLIIANASLDAKILEQLEKIAPTITYDRRNWQESIVQVATALDIEERAEQLLQKNKDQVTEAQKLSADITKTKPTVAFLRLEEKDMRLFFSSIPSTPFPASSYVGAGYEVGFTPDALVTKLEAENPDRMNASISVELLPEIKADYLFIVSISSDGSAEALQKTKDELNEIQLLQVWKSLPAVQNGHVYVLNAKKWLIDGPIAESLKRNEMLEVLGLPAP
- a CDS encoding helix-turn-helix domain-containing protein codes for the protein MTLQVFPLISNGEHTRDLYARFKTSEVLDQASFLPPFVLTDSHLLLICTGGEANIRIGHRLNHATLGKMYLILPGTAIEYTTDEVHPLQGIAIYFDMLKPLSDINKATSGSTVREVYQKGLLRSSYADELPHELFQECTRIASQLHECISVPQENRPFRIQTLMHELLTHVYAPPKESSIGDSEHTSALDQTIELIELGYAEHLSREVLAGVAGMSVWHYSRVFKNSTGISPMEYVNSIRMDRAKEMLLVPGQTIKHIASQVGFQDEFYFSRKFKKYVGVSPSTYQRQKRSKIATLSFGTTGHLLALQIIPHAALIDNRRDQHRNLFFSNIPYHLGRSKRMNPRIWQTNVELLMQASPDLILCNEYEANTLKRTLQRIAPTIVIPWKGLSWREHFIQVASIVGQQQDAQQWLEQYDDKVIQAKEQLTHLIGKDTVSIIHIMMGHLLIYGRRNGGAVLYNDLDVSPSHDLLPGQVYRVLDDQELPQMVGDRMLLIVDQDSESQQRWHKVQHTQLWQDLMPVQNQHVYLLDEMPWLDYSPYAHDQIIDETLKLFGGTQHINP
- a CDS encoding LysR family transcriptional regulator — translated: MNLIKLQIVELIDKHHHMTSVAELLGIKQPTVTFHMKSLEEEMGVRLFESRSGKTFLTEAGQALLHYSVKINALTQEARRIVKEYDSLYRGTLHIGASYVPATYLLPAIFNTFSQEFPGIRIILSVKPSPVIREMLIRHQIDLGVISSEPFVGPALQAETLCEDDLVLICSPQHGLAQKDALTPDHIAQIPFALHGNESSTRRLTNQWLAQHDIRLRSTVEMDSLEAIKQLVLIGGHVSFMSRMAVQWEEQHGLIQVLPIPGEQAPRHIYTVHNKDRHPSVQVNRFKEVLREVSHGSPLSMADCPDPL